A window of Castanea sativa cultivar Marrone di Chiusa Pesio chromosome 1, ASM4071231v1 contains these coding sequences:
- the LOC142624370 gene encoding uncharacterized protein LOC142624370, translating into MVSRKRNGQKGKRTDHGTGFGTGSAGSLAWNSTNQLILVFVEGTVTLVVGPSSSKNLPRRLVNLKIGVGFKNGRKSWASKTPGPKEKPTSSPSMTKLPMDSFKDAVGHIRNLVQEHNPAILVVMETKLGVDRAKAITDRLPMDGAIHTNTIRYFGGLWLLWNSNLVEVELLAKTEQEIHVEVKLSWVIVGDFNESLIDEDKFGGRGVHINRSLAFKECLDRCSMVDMRFFGPRYTWTNKRDISNLILARIDRFFMNPDWCVIYPNARVTHLPMCHSNHCPILMEALPVSTVKLTRPFSLENQLLKELETILDQELDLWKLKSRLNWMIQGDRNTAFYHVSTLARRKRNHIAAVKDERELWITEEREVMGHFRTGFHTLYTTAQEVVTWNPPCLDQWQVQLSEKEKQSLDAMVSTEEIKEALWSMKPYKAPKPDGLHAGFFQRFWLIVGTSVRK; encoded by the exons ATGGTGAGTCGGAAAAGAAACGGACAGAAAGGGAAAAGGACAGATCATGGTACTGGGTTTGGTACAGGGAGCGCTGGTAGCTTGGCATGGAATTCCACTAACCAACTGATTCTAGTTTTTGTGGAAGGAACAGTCACGCTCGTTGTTGGTCCTTCATCCAGCAAGAACTTGCCACGTAGACTTGTTAATCTTAAGATTGGGGTTGGGTTCAAAAATGGAAGGAAATCGTGGGCTTCAAAAACTCCAGGTCCTAAGGAAAAGCCCACTTCAAGCCCAAGTATGACCAAATTACCTATGGATAGTTTCAAGGACGCAGTG GGTCATATTCGTAATTTAGTCCAAGAGCATAATCCGGCCATCCTTGTGGTTATGGAGACGAAATTGGGGGTTGATAGAGCTAAGGCAATTACTGACAGGTTGCCTATGGATGGTGCCATCCACACAAACACCATCAGATACTTTGGTGGTCTATGGCTTCTTTGGAATTCAAACTTAGTGGAGGTGGAATTGCTTGCGAAGACTGAGCAGGAAATTCACGTTGAAGTTAAG TTGTCGTGGGTTATAGTTGGCGATTTTAATGAGTCGTTAATTGATGAGGATAAATTCGGAGGTAGAGGTGTTCACATCAATCGATCTCTGGCTTTTAAGGAATGCCTTGATAGATGTAGTATGGTAGATATGAGATTTTTTGGTCCTAGATATACTTGGACTAATAAGAGAGACATCAGTAATTTGATTCTTGCAAGGATTGATAGGTTTTTCATGAACCCGGACTGGTGTGTCATTTACCCAAATGCCAGAGTAACCCATCTACCTATGTGTCACTCTAATCACTGCCCTATTCTCATGGAAGCTCTGCCAGTCAGTACAGTCAAGCTCACCAGGCCGTTCAG TCTAGAGAACCAGCTCCTTAAAGAGCTGGAGACTATTCTGGACCAAGAGCTTGATCTCTGGAAGTTGAAGTCTAGGCTGAACTGGATGATCCAAGGGGATAGGAACACCGCTTTCTACCATGTTTCTACCCTTGCCCGGAGGAAAAGAAATCACATTGCGGCAGTCAAAGATGAAAGGGAGTTATGGATCACTGAGGAAAGGGAGGTAATGGGGCATTTTAGGACAGGATTCCATACCTTGTACACCACTGCTCAAGAGGTGGTCACTTGGAACCCCCCTTGCTTGGATCAGTGGCAGGTTCAGCTCTCAGAAAAGGAGAAGCAGTCCCTTGATGCCATGGTTTCCACTGAAGAAATTAAGGAGGCTCTCTGGTCCATGAAACCTTACAAGGCACCAAAGCCAGATGGGTTGCATGCTGGTTTCTTCCAAAGATTTTGGCTCATAGTTGGTACTTCAGTGAGGAAGTAG